Proteins from one Kazachstania africana CBS 2517 chromosome 1, complete genome genomic window:
- the CDC20 gene encoding ubiquitin-protein transferase activating protein CDC20 (similar to Saccharomyces cerevisiae CDC20 (YGL116W); ancestral locus Anc_6.135), which translates to MLENNDKLKLANNPNRSVLSITSPTKLNIISSEWSREHAKITKKTLTRTSSLTLRNISDRNALISNITSASSSTLNRPKLPGGAPPLLKRNSSFFKEDIEKASISSTSFTNSHFQSTVGSESNSDAFSSQNSKQQDNSDLHTTTADRFIPMFKSTSNIKIDINSVNEELPPPNASPTAHLRAQTKSVFKKNIAQACGLDVNEKILRYVPEPPVASFNRRSYNMKIRTHYNYHQNQNEPSTELIKLRKINTNPEKILDAPGFQDDFYLNLLSWSTKNVMAIALEACLYLWNGNTGDVSLLVDYGESIITSVVWSDDDCHLSIGKDDGNTEIWDTEKMSLIRTMRSNLGVRISSQSWLGCLIATGSRSGEIQINDIRIRDHIVGSWKEHQGEVCGLSYKNDGLQLASGGNDNTVMIWDTRTSTAQWVKRNHNAAVKALSWCPYMPNVLATGGGQADKYIHFWNTTTGTKLGSINTGSQVSTLHWGQSYTTSGSMNREIVATGGSPDNAISIYNFDTKYKVAEINHAHESRICCSQLSPDGMTLATVGGDENLKFYKVFEPRRKNRRIQKGLMDTISASHLTSNVEKQFGRLKRHSDEDDDSSTDSSSAVSRTRSNKYLIR; encoded by the coding sequence ATgttagaaaataatgataagCTCAAATTGGCAAATAATCCAAATCGTTCCGTCTTATCAATCACTTCACCTACAAAGTtaaatataatatcatcTGAATGGTCCAGAGAACACGCTAAAATAACGAAAAAGACATTGACAAGAACTAGCTCGTTGACATTGAGAAATATAAGTGATAGAAACGCATTGATATCAAATATAACGTCAGCGTCATCATCTACACTCAATCGCCCAAAACTTCCAGGGGGTGCCCCTCCGTTGCTCAAGAGaaattcatctttcttcaaagaagatATAGAAAAAGCCAGCATCTCGTCTACTTCATTCACCAATAGCCATTTCCAATCCACTGTAGGGAGCGAATCCAATTCTGATGCTTTTTCTTCACAAAATTCTAAACAACAGGATAATAGTGATTTACACACCACAACAGCTGACAGATTCATACCAATGTTTAAAAGTACTTctaatatcaaaattgacATCAATTCTGTAAATGAAGAGTTACCACCACCAAATGCATCACCAACAGCGCATCTAAGAGCTCAAACAAAGTCTGtattcaagaagaatatcGCTCAGGCTTGTGGCCTTGAtgttaatgaaaaaattttaaggTATGTGCCTGAACCACCAGTTGCGTCATTCAATAGAAGATCATATAACATGAAAATTAGAACGCATTATAATTACcatcagaatcaaaacGAACCATCTACtgaattgatcaaattacGTAAAATTAATACAAATCCTGAAAAAATTCTAGATGCTCCAGGTTTTCAAGAcgatttttatttgaatctCCTAAGTTGGTCAACGAAAAATGTAATGGCAATTGCATTAGAAGCCTGCCTTTATTTATGGAATGGTAACACAGGTGATGTGTCACTACTTGTCGATTATGGAGAAAGTATTATTACCAGTGTAGTATGGTCTGATGATGATTGTCACCTTTCCATTGGTAAAGATGATGGTAACACAGAAATTTGGGATACGGAAAAAATGTCTCTAATAAGAACAATGAGATCTAATTTGGGTGTTAGAATAAGCTCTCAATCCTGGTTAGGATGTTTGATTGCAACCGGTTCGAGAAGTGgtgaaattcaaattaatgatattaGGATTAGAGACCATATCGTTGGATCGTGGAAGGAACATCAAGGTGAAGTATGTGGATTGAgttataaaaatgatggtTTACAACTTGCATCGGGAGGTAATGACAACACAGTAATGATATGGGATACTAGGACTTCGACTGCTCAATGGGTCAAAAGAAATCATAACGCTGCAGTAAAAGCATTGAGTTGGTGCCCTTATATGCCCAATGTATTAGCTACAGGTGGGGGCCAAGCtgataaatatattcatttttggaATACAACAACTGGAACCAAGCTTGGATCTATCAACACGGGATCACAAGTCAGTACACTCCACTGGGGTCAAAGTTACACTACCAGTGGAAGTATGAATCGTGAAATTGTTGCCACAGGAGGAAGTCCGGATAATGCCATATCCATCTACAATTTTGATACTAAGTATAAAGTTGCCGAAATCAATCACGCACACGAATCGAGAATATGCTGTTCCCAGCTTTCTCCTGATGGCATGACGCTAGCAACTGTCGGTGGTGATGAAAATCTGAAATTCTACAAAGTGTTTGAACCTAGGAGGAAAAACAGAAGAATCCAAAAGGGTTTAATGGATACCATTTCAGCTTCTCATTTGACCTCAAATGTAGAAAAACAATTTGGTAGACTAAAACGTCACAGTGACGAAGATGACGACTCATCTACAGATTCCAGCAGTGCTGTCTCAAGAACCAGATCCAACAAGTATTTAATTAGATAA
- the ARO5 gene encoding Aro5p (similar to Saccharomyces cerevisiae YGL117W; ancestral locus Anc_6.134) has product MINDKLNQEETQIIEGLVLPIVQLSNTLLSFTDCVLESYMYPNGLNMSAGALLRENGLLEKKHINECTDIGHPIVFHLIVLREYILKLKATQINSSVTNFLSCPSGKLHSKITQILTLINKTLSGEDKFNIRDGIYRKHFQHYQKDFTTIQELHARFLTLTEIAANCLKEGLLYQSFQSDVLYFLNDLGLFHKELIMKSVALNDYLAFKAITLESDDRASIERLIFDKSGSFDKFLEDRKNLLGISNRRIFPRN; this is encoded by the coding sequence atGATCAACGATAAATTAAACCAGGAGGAAACCCAAATCATTGAAGGTTTGGTGCTTCCAATAGTACAACTCTCGAATACTCTTCTAAGTTTTACAGATTGTGTTCTGGAGTCCTACATGTACCCAAATGGACTCAATATGTCAGCGGGAGCTCTACTACGTGAAAACGGacttttggaaaagaagCACATCAACGAATGCACTGATATTGGTCATCCCATCGTTTTTCACTTGATAGTATTGAGAGAATATATTCTAAAGCTTAAAGCAACACAAATAAATAGTTCTGTTACAAATTTCCTCAGTTGTCCATCCGGAAAGCTACATAGTAAGATCACTCAGATTTTAACTTTGATAAATAAAACGTTATCTGGAgaagataaattcaatataCGGGATGGGATTTATCGTAAACATTTCCAACATTATCAAAAAGATTTTACTACCATTCAAGAGCTTCATGCTAGGTTTTTAACACTCACCGAAATTGCAGCTAATTGTTTAAAAGAAGGTCTTTTATATCAATCATTCCAATCAGACGTACTttatttcttaaatgaCCTGGGACTTTTCCACAAGGAACTCATAATGAAATCTGTTGCTTTAAATGATTACCTTGCTTTCAAAGCTATAACACTAGAATCCGACGATAGAGCCTCTATTGAGAGGTTAATTTTTGACAAATCAGGTTCTTTCGATAAATTCTTAGAAGACAGGAAGAACCTTCTGGGTATCTCAAATAGACGTATCTTTCCAAGAAACTGA